Within the Comamonadaceae bacterium OTU4NAUVB1 genome, the region GATGCGGTCGCGGTGCACGGCAGAGGCCTCCACCGGCGAGAAGCCGCCCGGCGCGTTGATCCGCGCGATCTCGGCCAGCTCGGCCAGGGGCACGTCGACCACCTCGGCCCCGGCCGCCGACAGGGCGCTCGTCGCGCGATCGAAGGCCGCTGCCACCGCCGGCTCGATGCCGTCGAACATCATCGTGCGGGGCACCGCCAGGCGCAGGCCGCGCAGCGACCGGCGGCGCACCGCGAGCGGCGCGTCGGCGATGACGGCGTCGACCGCGAGGCAGTCGGCCACGCTGCGCGTCATGGCGCAGACCGTGTCGAGCGAGCGCGCCAGCTCGAAGGCGCCGGTGCGCGGCACGCGGCTCTGGGTGCCCTTGAAGCCCACCAGCCCGCACAAGGCCGCCGGGATGCGGATCGAGCCGCCGGTGTCGGACCCGAGACCCGCCACCGCCAGGCCGAGCGCCACCGACACCGCCGCGCCCGACGACGAGCCGCCCGGGATGCGCGCCACCTCGGCATCGGCCGGGTTGCGCGGCGTGCCGTGGTGCGGGTTGATGCCGACGCCGGAGAAGGCGAACTCGGTCATGTTGGTCTTGCCGAGGATGGCCGCGCCGGCGCCGCGCAGGCGCGCCACGGCCACGGCGTCGGCCACGGCGGCGGGCTCGCCCTCGCACACGACGGAGCCGGCCAGCGTGGTCTCGCCGGCGACGTCGTAGAGGTCCTTGACCGTGACCGGCAGGCCGGCGAGCGCCGGCGGCGTCACGCCGGCACGCCGCAGCGCGTCGGCGTGGCGCGCGGCGGCGAGCGCCGCGTCGGCGTAGAGGCGGGTGAACACGTGCCGCGCGGGAGCCGTCGCGGCGTCCTCGAGCGCCCGCGCCACCACGGCCTCGTGCGACAGTTCGCCGCGCGCGATGCGCGCCTGCAGGGCCGCGATGCCGTGCGTGGCCGCGCCGCCGCTCATGCCACCACCTCCAGCGCCTGCACGGCGTAGCGGTGCACGATGCGGCGCCCGTGGCGCGGGTCGTGGATCTCCAGCTCCATCTCGGCCGCCGGACGGATGCCCTCGCCGCGGGCGTTGGGAATGGCACCGAGCGTGCCGCAGGTCATGAAGCGCCCTTCCTCGCCGCCCTCGGCGGCATAGATGCCGTCGCGCAGGCCGGCCAGCGGACGGATCGAGGCGAAGGTGCCGGCCTGGTAGTCGACCCAGCGGCCGTCCTCCAGGATGCGCGAGCGCAGCTGCAGTTCGTCCTGGTGCCCGACGACATCGCGCCAGCGCCAGGCGGTGGTGGCCACCGGCTTGGCGCACATCTGCTTGGAGACGGCCACCGAGTAGGTCTCGACCTGGCGGTCGGTGTGGTCGGAGGCGACCGTGAGCCACCACTCGCCATCGGCGAAGAACAGCATCGGCTCGGCCTCGCCGGAACTGTTCGGCCCCAGCGCCTCGATGGCATCCGACTGCGTGAGCAGGCCGGCGCCGACGCGGTAGTACAGCGGCACGCTGGAGGGCCGGGGCACGCCGATGGCCTCGAGTTCCTCGATGTGGTGGGCGATGGCGGCGGCGTCGCGGCCGGTCCAGCCGGCGATCACCAGCCGGCGCGGCACCACGTTCAGGAGGCGCGTCGCGCGCGTGCCGTCGGCGGCCACGGCTTCGCAGGCGAAGGAGAGATTCGGGGGGGTCGATGACATGGAAGGGGCTCCGCGAGAGGGAATCACATCAGGTAGGCCGGCAACCACAGCGCGATGGCGGGGAACACCATCAGCACGACGATCGCAAGCATGTAGACGAACATGAAGGGGAGCACGCCGGCGAAGACGTCCGTGATGGGTCCGGGCTGGCGACGCATGCCCTGGAGCACGTAGAGCACGGTGCCGTCGGGCGGGCTGATCATGGCGATCTCCACCAGCATCGTGATGACCACGCCGAACCAGATCGGATCGTAGCCCAGCGCCGTGACCACCGGGAACAGCAGCGGGATGGTGGTGATCACCATCGACATGCCCTCCATGAAGGTGCCCAGCGCGAGGTAGAAGCCGATGATCACCAGCATGATCACCCAGCCCGGGAACGGCAGCCCGGTCAGGAACTTCGCCAGCATCTGCGGGATGCCCAGCGAGGACAGGATGTAGTTCAGGAAGTACGCGCCGAACAGGATCAGCGCGATCATCGACGTGGTGCGCGCGGTCGCCTTCATCGACTCCGAGAGCATCTTCCACTTCAGCTTGCGGTCCGCCGCCGCCAGCACCAGGCTGCCCGCCACGCCGAGCGCGGCGGATTCGGTGGGCGTGGCCCAGCCCGCGTAGATGGTGCCCAGCACCAGCCCGATCAGCAGCGCCGTGGGCACCAGGTCCGACAGGCTCGCGATGCGCTGTCGCCACGTGACGGCCTTGGCCGCGGCGTCGCCGTGGAGCTTGAGCTTGTGGCTGTAGTACAGGATCACGGCCGTGAACAGCGCCACCACCAGGATGCTCGGCCCCACCGCCGCCAGGTACAGCGCGCCCACCGAGGTCTCGGTGATCAGGCCGTAGATGATGAAGGTGATGCCCGGCGGGATCAGGTTGCCCAGCGCGCCGCCGGCGGCCAGCGATCCCAGCACCAGCTTGGGCGGGTAGTGGCTCTTCTCGAAGTACGGCAGCGCGACCGAACCCATCGTCGCGGCGGTCGCCACGCTGGAGCCGGCGACGGCGGAGAACACGCCGCACGAGATGATGTTGGTGTGCAGCAGGCCGCCGGGCAGCCGGCCCATCCAGATGTTGAGCGCCCGGTACAGCCGCTCCGACAGCCCGGCGCGCAGCATCACCTCCCCCATCAGCAGGAACAGCGGCACCGACACCAGCACGAAGTTGGTCGACGGGCTCCAGATCATCTCGCCGATGAAGTTCCAGAACGGCCGCTCCGACAGGCCGAAACCCGCGAGCAGCGACAGCAGCGCGAGCGCCGCGCCCACGTAGATGCCGCCGGCGAAGAAGCCCACGAAGGCGACCAGCACGCTGGCCAGCGCCCACCACGGCACGCTGGCCGAGGCGGCGGCGGCCGTCGGGCCCTGCACGCCGAAGAGCGAGGCGCCCCCGATCAGCAGGCCGATGGCGACGATGAAGACGATGGCGATCATCGGGCGACTCCCGCGGCGGCCGGTCGCACCACGGGCGACTGCATGCCCTGCTGCGCCTCGGCCACGGCCTCCAGCGTCTCGGCGGCCTCGTCGACGTAGGTGCGCGCCATGAGCATGCGGTCCATGCCGTCGGCATCGCCGGTGGCGAGCTGGCGCACGGCGCGCGCGGCCAGCGCCACCACCGCCAGCAGCATCAGGCCCAGGCCGGCGGCCCACAGGCCCTGCGGCACGGCCAGCGGCGTGTGCAGCGCCGACAGGTCGGTCGAGCCGAAGTCCCACGAGTCCCTGGCGAGCGAGAAGGCGCCCCAGGCGAAGAAGCCCGAGGCGATCAGCAGCGCGACGAGCGAGGCCAGGTGCAGCCACACGCGCACGGCCAGCGGCATCTTCTGCACCAGCACGTCGATGCGCACGTGGCCGCGCTCGAACAGCGTGCCCGCCAGCCCCCAGCTCATGCCGATGGCCATCAGGTAGCCGGTGACCTCGGTGGTGGCCTCGGTGGAGAAGCCCAGCAGCCGCCGCGCGGCGATGTCGAAGCAGATCAGCAGCGTGATCACCAGGTAGCACCAGCCGGCGATGGTCATCGCCTTGGCGCTCACCCATTCGAGCGTGCGGAACATCACTTGGCCGTGTAGGTGATGCCGGTGATCGGCGCGATCACCTGGGCGTAGGTCGTGGCGCAACGCTCGCCGCAGCGCTTGATCCAGCCGGGCAGCACGTCGTCGGCCACGTGCTTCTGCAGCGCGGCGGCGACGCCCGGCTCGGCTTTGGCCTCGACCATCGGCTTCTTCATCAGCGTGTGCAGCTTGCAGCCGTCGGCGCGGCCGACGTTGCAGGCGACGCCGTCGTTGGTGGCCTCCAGGCCGAGCTTCCACTGCGCTTCCTGCACCTCGCCCATGGTCTTCTCGAACTGGGCGCGGATGGCCGGATCGAGCTTGTTCCACCAGGCCAGGTTGACGAAGTAGCCCGAGGTCGACCACGACAGCGGCAGCGTGTAGAGGTGCGTCGTGACCTCCGGCCACTTCACGCCGTTGCCCGAACCGGCGCCGGTGATGCCGCAGTCGACCGTGCCGCGCTCCAGCGCCGTGTAGACCTCGCCGAAGGCCAGCGAGACCGGCTGGCCGCCGAGCGACTTGATGAGGTCGGAGGACGACGGGCCGTTGGTGCGCACCTTCAGGCCCTTGAGGTCGGCCAGGCTCGCCACCGGCTTGCGGCAGAACAGCATCTGGCCGGAGAACGGGTAGGTCGCCACCAGCTTGATGCCCAGGCGCTCCAGGTCCTTGTTGGCCACCGGCACCATCGCGTCGGCCACCTTGCGGGCCTGGGCGATGTCGGCGTTCATGCCCGCGAGGTCGACGCCGTCGAGCATCGGCACGTCGCCCGAGACGGTGGTCAGCGGCGCGGCGGCGATGTCGACCTGGCCCGAGCGCACCAGGCGCAGCACCTCGGGGCCGTTGACGTTGCGCTCCGGCCAGGACGACAGCGTCACCTCGACCCGGCCACCGGTGGCCTTGGCCATGCCGTCGCGCAGCAGCGGCTGGTCGACCCGCGTGTACTGCGGCAGGTTCGGCGAGACCTGCGTGATCGCCTGCACGGCGACCTTGGGGCCGGCCGGCACCTGCGCGGCGGCGGGGCCCGACAGCAGCAGGGCCGCGGCGGCGCTCACGGACGCGACGACGGCGAGGGAAGACGGGAAGCGCTTCATGGATGGACTCCTGGGGGGACGAAAGGCGGATGGGAAAAGCAAGCGGAAAGAGACGGGGCGACCGCGACCGTCGGCGGACGGTGGCGCTAGAAGCTGGCGATGCGGTGGTTGAGCAGGTCCGTGACCAGCATGCAGCCGGGCGCGTGCGTGATGCACAGCGGCGGCTTCGCGGCCATCACCACCGACTGCGGCGTCACGCCGCAGGCCCAGAAGACGGGCAGCTCGTCGTCGCGCACGTCGACCGGCTCGCCGAAATCCGGTGCGCCGAGGTCGGCGATGCCGATCAGGTCGGGCCGCCCGATGTGCACCGGCGCGCCGTGCACCTGGGGAAAGCGCGAGGTGACCTGCACCGCCCGGATGGCGTCGGCCGCGTTCATCGGCCGCATCGACACCACCAGCGGGCCCTGGAAGATGCCCGCCGGCGCGGTCGGCACGCTCGTGCGGTACATGGCGACGTTGCGGCCCTCGGCCACGTGGCGCAGCGGCACGCCGGCCTCGAGCAGCGCCTCCTCGAACGAGAACGAGCAGCCGATCACGAAGCTCACCAGGTCGTCGCGCCACAGGGCGGCGATGTCCGTCGGCTCGTCGACCAGCACGCCGTCGCGCCAGACCCGATAGCGCGGCAGGTCGCTGCGGATGTCGATGCCCGCGCCCAGTCCGGGCAGCGCCGGATCGCCCGGTTCCGACACCGCCAGCAGCGGGCAGGACTTGGGATTGCGCTGGCAGAAGCGCAGGAAATCGTCGGCCTGCGCCTTCGGCAGGATCGCGAGGTTGCCCTGCACGTGGCCCGGCGCCATGCCGGCGGTGTGGCCGTCGTGACGGCCCTGGCGCATCAGCGCGCGGGCGGCGCGGCCGGTGGGCGCGAGCGCGGCCAGGGAAGCGGTGGCGGTGGCGGTAGCGGTGTTCATGCGTAGTACTGGAATTCGAGCAGCACGCAGCCCGCGCGTGAGACGAAGGGGCCGTGCACCGCGCCGGGTGGGCGGCAGGCGAAGGTGTAGGCGCCGAATGCCTCGCCGCCCTCGCCTTCGGCGTCGCAGCCGACCACCAGTTCACCCTCGACGATGAAGACTTCCTCGTGGAAATCGTGGACCACCGGCCGATCGATCAGCGCCCCGGCCGACCAGCGCGCGAGCCGCGTGCGCGAGCCGGTGCCGGCGGCCGCGTCGAGGTCGTCGGCCAGCACGATCTCCTCGATGCGGCCGGCCGAGCACGCCACCGGGGACCAGGCGGTGGCGGCGTCGTCGGGACGGATCGCGAAGAACTCGCGATGTCGCTTGGCGGTCATGGAACGTTGCATGGCGCGCAGTGTTGTCGCGCCCGTCCGCAGGGTCAAACGGGAAATTCTTTCGATGACCGATAGGGTTTCGTGATGCACGGCCGTGGCGCACCGGACCGCCCCATCATCGGGCGCGCGTGGGCCGGATCAGGGCGCGCGCGCGTCGTCGCGACAGGTCGCGAGGAACCGGTCGCAGGTCGTCTGCGCCATGCCGACCAGCGCTTCGGCCAGCGGCGAGGCGGGTTCCAGCCGCATGCTGGCGACCAGCGGCAGCGCCAGGGGCGCCGGGTCGACGTCGAGCACCACCAGGCGGCCTTCGCCCACGTCCTTCTGGATCACCGCCAGCGGCAGCAGCGCCGTGCCGAAGCCCGTGCGCGCCAGGTCGACCATGGCGCCGAGCGAGGAGAAATAGCTCACCCGCAGGTTCGTGCAGCCGCTCGCGTTCTGCGCGATGTTGCGGTAGACGCTCGACTCCCGGTTGAAGGAGATGATCGGCTGCTCCGCGAGGTCGGCGAAGGACAGCCGGCTGCGCGACGGGAACTTCAGCGCCAGCGACGGACTGGTGACCCAGCGCATCGCGAGGTTGGCGATGCGGCGGTTGTCGATGAAACCCTGCGTGATCTCCTCCGACAGGATCGCGCAGTCCAGGGTGCCGCGCAGCAGGTCGTCGCGCAGCCGCGGCGTGATGTCGGAGACCAGCTCCAGGGTGGTGTTGGGATATTTTTCGGCGAAACGCGAGAACAGCTCGGGCAACCAGGTATGGGCGACGGTCTCGATGACCCCGATGCGCAGCATGCCGGAGAAGACGTCGGTCTGCCCCATCGCGGCGATCATGCGCGCCTGCAGCTCGATCATGCGTTCCGCATGGGGCATGAGCTCGGTGCCGTGGTAGGTGAGCAGCACGCTGCGGTGCTCCCGGTCGAACAGCCGCACACCGAACTGGGCCTCCAGCGTCGCGATGCGGCTGGAGATGCCGGCCTGGGTCGTGTGCATCTTCTCGGCGGCGGCCTTGAAGCTGCCCAGCTTGGCGACCCAGACGAAAGCCTCGAGAAAGCGCACGTTCATGCGCGCAGTCTATCGAGACGGAAACGCGCGGGCGGCACGTCGGCGGCGCACGCGCCGCGCGCGCTGGCGCTAGTCGGCCCGTGCCGCCGGCCGTGCCCGCACGTCGGTCACGTCGTCGGCGCGGCCGAGCGCGACGGGACTGCGCGCCGATTCGCCCCGCGCGCGGGCACCCACCACGTCCGCCGCGCTGGGCGCGGCGGCGCGGCCCGCGGCACGGAATCGCTCGAAGCCGGTGCGCGGATCGAAACGCCCGGCCATGGCGGCCCAGGGCGACACCGGCTTGCCGGTCAGGCGCGCCCAGCCGTAGCGCAGCCCCCAGACCGCGGCCAGCACCGCCACCAGGAACAACAGGCCCGTCGCCACGATCAGGCCCAGGAGAAACAGAACGACGCGAATGAAAAAGTTCATCATCGGCATTAGGCCCGCGCACCGTTCGATGGTTCCCCTCCCCGCGTGAACGTGAACTGCCCCGGCGACTGGATCGGATCGGTGGCCACGTGGATCGTGTCCTTCGGTGCGAAGCTGCCGTCGAGCAGCAGCTTGGACAACGGGTTCTCGATGCGCTGCTGGATCGCCCGCTTGAGCGGCCGCGCGCCGAACACCGGGTCGAAGCCGACCTTGGCGATCTCCGCCAGCGCCGGCGCCGACACGTCCAGGAACAGGTCCATCTTCGCGAGCCGCGCCTGCAGCACCTTCAGCTGGATCGCCGCGATCGACTCGATGTTCTTCGCGTCGAGCGCGTGGAACACCACCGTCTCGTCGATGCGGTTGAGGAATTCCGGGCGGAAGTAGTTCTTCAGCTCGTCCCACACCGCTTCCTTGATCTCCTCGGCCGGCTGGCCGACCATCGACTGGATGATGGGCGAGCCGATGTTGCTGGTCATGACGATCACGGTGTTCTTGAAGTCGACCGTGCGGCCCTGGCCGTCGGTCAGGCGGCCGTCGTCGAGCACCTGCAGCAGCACGTTGAAGACGTCCGGATGGGCCTTCTCCACCTCGTCGAGCAGCACCACGCTGTAGGGCTTGCGCCGCACCGCCTCGGTCAGGTAGCCGCCCTCCTCGTAGCCGACGTAGCCCGGCGGCGCGCCGATCAGCCGCGCGACCGAATGCTTCTCCATGAACTCGCTCATGTCGATGCGGATCAGGTGGTCCTCGCTGTCGAACAGGAAACCGGCCAGCGTCTTGCACAACTCGGTCTTGCCCACGCCCGTGGGGCCGAGGAACAGGAAGGAGCCGGTCGGCCGGTTCGGGTCGGACAGGCCCGAGCGCGAGCGGCGGATGGCGTTGGACACGGCGGAGATCGCCTCGTCCTGTCCCACCACGCGCTCGTGCAGCTTGCCTTCCATCTGCAGCAGCTTCTCCTTCTCGCCCTGCATCATCTTGGCCACCGGGATGCCGGTGGCACGGCTGACCACCTCGGCGATCTCCTCGGCGCCCACCTGCGTGCGCAGCAGCGTCGGCTTGCTGGACTTGCCCTTGTCGGCCTCGGCGTCCTGCGCCTCCCTCAGACGCTTCTCCAGGGTCGGCAGCTGCCCGTACTGCAGCTCGGCCACCTTGTTGAAGTCACCCTTGCGCGTGAACTCCTCGATCTGGAACTTGAGCTTGTCGATCTCGCCGCGCACGTCGGCCGAGCCCTGGGCCTGGGCCTTCTCGGCCTGCCAGATCTCGTCGTAGTCGGCGATCTCCTTCTGCAGCGCCGTCACCTCCTCCTCGATCAGCGCGAAGCGCTTCTGCGAGGCGTCGTCCTTCTCGCGGCGCACCGCCTCGCGCTCGATCTGCAGCTGGATCAGGCGGCGGTCGAGCCGGTCCATCACCTCCGGCTTGGAGTCCATCTCGATCTTGATCTTGGCCGCCGCCTCGTCGATCAGGTCGATGGCCTTGTCGGGCAGGAAGCGGTCGGTGATGTAGCGGTCGCTCAGTTCGGCCGCGGCCACGATGGCCGGGTCGGTGATGTCCACGCCATGGTGGACCTCGTACTTCTCCTGCAGGCCGCGCAGGATCGCGATGGTCGCCTCCACGCTGGGTTCGCCCACCAGGATCTTCTGGAAGCGGCGTTCCAGCGCGGCGTCCTTCTCGATGTACTTGCGGTACTCGTCGAGCGTGGTGGCGCCCACGCAATGCAGCTCGCCGCGCGCGAGCGCCGGTTTGAGCATGTTGCCCGCGTCCATCGCGCCCTCGGCCTTGCCGGCGCCCACCATGGTGTGGAGTTCGTCGATGAAGACGATGGTCCGGCCCTCGTCCTTGGCCAGTTCGTTGAGCACCGTCTTCAGGCGCTCCTCGAAGTCGCCGCGGAACTTGGCACCGGCCAGCAGGGCGGCCATGTCGAGCGACAGCACGCGCTTGCCCTTGAGCGATTCGGGCACCTCGCCGGCGACGATGCGCTGCGCCAGGCCCTCGACGATGGCGGTCTTGCCCACACCGGGCTCGCCGATGAGCACGGGGTTGTTCTTGGTGCGGCGTTGCAGCACCTGGATGGCGCGGCGGATCTCCTCGTCGCGGCCGATGACGGGGTCGAGCTTGCCGCGGCGGGCGCGCTCGGTGAGGTCCATGGTGTATTTCTTCAGGGCCTCGCGCTGGCCCTCGGCATCGGCGCTGTCGACGCCCTGGCCGCCGCGCACGGCGTCGATGGCGGCCTCGAGCGACCGGCGCGTCAGCCCCTGGCCGCGCGCGAGTTCGCCGATGTCGGCCTTGCTGTCGGCGAGCGCCAGCAGGAAGAGTTCACCGGCGATGAACTGGTCCTTGCGCTTGATGGCTTCCTTCTCGGTCGCCTGCAGCAGCCGGTTGAGTTCGGGGCCGACCTGCACGGCCTCGCCGCCCTGGACGTGCGGCAGCTTCTTGATCGCGGCCTCGGCGGCCTGCGACAGGCCGCCGACGTTGACGCCGGCGCGCTCGAGCAGCGCGCGCGGTCCGTCCTCCTGCCGCAGCATCGCCGCGAGCAGGTGGGCCGGCTCGATGTAGGCGTTGTCATTGCCCAGGGCGAGCGACTGGGCGTCGACGAGGGCTTCCTGGAATTTGGTGGTGAGTTTGTCTTGGCGCATGGCGAATGTTTCCTTGGCTCGAAAATAGGACCATGGCGCGGCGATTCAAGGGCCGGCCGGGCGACGCGCCGGCTCCGGCGCCGGTCCGGGCACGATCCTGCGCGCGGCGCGCTCCCCGATTTCCACACTTTCTGAAGCGGACACACATGACATCGACGATGCGGATTCCTTCTTCACGGCGCGGCATCCTGGCAGCCGGCCTGGGCGGCCTCGCGGCCCTGACGCCGGCGACGGGCACGGTCGGTGCCCTGGCGGCCCTGGCCACCGGCGCGGCGCGCGCCCAGGGCGGCGGCGCGCCCATCCGCCTGCTGGTGGGTTTCCCGGCCGGCGCCGGCAGCGACGCCATCGCGCGGGCACTGGGGGAGAAGCTCAAGGACGAACTCGGCGTGCCGGTGGTGGTGGAGAACCGCGCCGGCGCCGGCGGCCAGATCGCCGCCCAGGCGCTCAGGGCCGCGCCGGCCGACGGCCACACCCTGCTGCTCACGCACGACCACACGATCTCGATCCTGCCGCAGGTGGTGCGGAATCCGGGCTTCGATCCGGCGGCCGACTTCGTGCCGGTGGCGGGCTTCGCGAGCTTCGCCAACGTGCTGGCCGTCTCGGGCGGCACGCCGGCGCGCAGCCTCGACGAGTACGTCGCCTGGGTTCGGAACCGGCGCGGCGGGCGCGACACCATCGGCGTCCCGGCGCCGGCGTCGATCCCCGAGTTCCTGGTGCGGATGATCGCCGACCGGACGCGGCTGGACATCCAGGCCGCGCCCTACCGCGGCAGCGCGCCGATGATGGCCGACATGCTGGGCAACCAGATCGGCGCGGGCATCGCATCGGTGCCGGACTTCATCGAGAACCACCGTGCCGGCAAGGTCCGCATCGTCGCCGCCATCGGCGCGAAGCGCCAGGCGCTGCTGCCGCAGGTGCCGACCTTCGACGAACTCGGCTTCGCCAACCTCGACGATCTGCCTTACTACGGCATCTTCGCGCCGGTGGGCACGCCGCAGCCGTTCATCGAGCGCTTCGGCGCCGCCCTGGCCAAGGTGCTGGCCCTGCCCGACGTGCGGCAGAAGCTCACCGCGATGGGCCTCGCCGTCGGCTACGAGCCGCAGGGCCAGTTCGCCGGGCGGGTGCGGACGTACACGCAGTCGTGGCAGCGGATCATCCGGGCCAACGGCTTCAGGCCCGCCTGAAGCGCTCCGGCGCCGGCTGGCGCCGTTCAGGCGTTGGACGCCTCGATGCCCCAGCGCGCGAGCGCGGCGTCGTCGGCGACGCGGGCATCGACCCAGCGCGCGCCTTCGGGGGTCTGCTCCTTCTTCCAGAACGGCGCCTGGGTCTTGAGGTAGTCCATCAGGAACTCGCAGGCCCGGAAGCTCTCGCCCCGGTGCGCCGACACGACCGCGACCATCATGATGCGCTCCGTCGGCTGCAGCAGCCCGACGCGATGGACCACGCGGGCGCCGACGATGTCGAAGCGCGCATGGGCCTGGTCGATCATGGCCTCGATCGCCCGCTCGGTCATGCCGGGGTAGTGCTCCAGTTCCATCGAGGCGACGTCGCTGCCGTCGTTGCGGTCGCGCACGGTGCCGACGAAGCTGCAGATGGCGCCCACGCGCGCGTCGGCGCCGTGCAGCGCGTCGATCTCGCGCTGCAGGTCGAAGTCGTCGGCCTGGACCGAGACGCGTGGCGTGCGGGCGTCGGCGTGCACGCTCAGCCTCCGGTGACGGGCGGGAAGAAGGCGATCTCCGCGCCGTCGTCCAGCGCCGCGTCCTCCCGGCTCATGACCTGGTCGCGCGCCATGCGCACGGCCTTGCCGCGCGCGAGGGCCGTGGCGTGCGCGCCGCCGCGCGCGATGAGTTCGTCGCGCAGGCCGGCGAGCGTCGCGGCCTCGGTCCGCACGGTCTCGCCACTGCCCAGGGCTTCGCGCACGGAGGCGAAATAGCGGATTCGGATGGTTTTCATGGCGATCGGAGGAATCGGGTCGTCGTTCGTCGGCGGGCACGACCGGCGGATCAGGCCAGCAGGGCGTCGAACGGGATGAACCGCACGGTGTCGCCGCGCCGGAACGGCTGGCCGGCGGGCGTGTCGATCACGCCGTCGCCCCAGACCATCGAGGTCAGCACGCCGGAACCCTGGTTGCGAAAGAGGTCGAGCCCGCCCGCCGCGTTGCGTCGTGCCCGCAGGAACTCGCGGCGCCGGTCGGCGCGCGGCCAGTCGGCATCGACGCGCATCGGCACGGCCGGCGGCGCCACGTGGTCGACGCCCTGCAGGCGCAGCACGAAAGGCCG harbors:
- a CDS encoding DUF2848 domain-containing protein, which translates into the protein MSSTPPNLSFACEAVAADGTRATRLLNVVPRRLVIAGWTGRDAAAIAHHIEELEAIGVPRPSSVPLYYRVGAGLLTQSDAIEALGPNSSGEAEPMLFFADGEWWLTVASDHTDRQVETYSVAVSKQMCAKPVATTAWRWRDVVGHQDELQLRSRILEDGRWVDYQAGTFASIRPLAGLRDGIYAAEGGEEGRFMTCGTLGAIPNARGEGIRPAAEMELEIHDPRHGRRIVHRYAVQALEVVA
- a CDS encoding putative hydro-lyase, whose product is MRQGRHDGHTAGMAPGHVQGNLAILPKAQADDFLRFCQRNPKSCPLLAVSEPGDPALPGLGAGIDIRSDLPRYRVWRDGVLVDEPTDIAALWRDDLVSFVIGCSFSFEEALLEAGVPLRHVAEGRNVAMYRTSVPTAPAGIFQGPLVVSMRPMNAADAIRAVQVTSRFPQVHGAPVHIGRPDLIGIADLGAPDFGEPVDVRDDELPVFWACGVTPQSVVMAAKPPLCITHAPGCMLVTDLLNHRIASF
- a CDS encoding LysR family transcriptional regulator, with translation MNVRFLEAFVWVAKLGSFKAAAEKMHTTQAGISSRIATLEAQFGVRLFDREHRSVLLTYHGTELMPHAERMIELQARMIAAMGQTDVFSGMLRIGVIETVAHTWLPELFSRFAEKYPNTTLELVSDITPRLRDDLLRGTLDCAILSEEITQGFIDNRRIANLAMRWVTSPSLALKFPSRSRLSFADLAEQPIISFNRESSVYRNIAQNASGCTNLRVSYFSSLGAMVDLARTGFGTALLPLAVIQKDVGEGRLVVLDVDPAPLALPLVASMRLEPASPLAEALVGMAQTTCDRFLATCRDDARAP
- a CDS encoding cupin; the encoded protein is MQRSMTAKRHREFFAIRPDDAATAWSPVACSAGRIEEIVLADDLDAAAGTGSRTRLARWSAGALIDRPVVHDFHEEVFIVEGELVVGCDAEGEGGEAFGAYTFACRPPGAVHGPFVSRAGCVLLEFQYYA
- a CDS encoding TRAP transporter substrate-binding protein, which codes for MKRFPSSLAVVASVSAAAALLLSGPAAAQVPAGPKVAVQAITQVSPNLPQYTRVDQPLLRDGMAKATGGRVEVTLSSWPERNVNGPEVLRLVRSGQVDIAAAPLTTVSGDVPMLDGVDLAGMNADIAQARKVADAMVPVANKDLERLGIKLVATYPFSGQMLFCRKPVASLADLKGLKVRTNGPSSSDLIKSLGGQPVSLAFGEVYTALERGTVDCGITGAGSGNGVKWPEVTTHLYTLPLSWSTSGYFVNLAWWNKLDPAIRAQFEKTMGEVQEAQWKLGLEATNDGVACNVGRADGCKLHTLMKKPMVEAKAEPGVAAALQKHVADDVLPGWIKRCGERCATTYAQVIAPITGITYTAK
- a CDS encoding TRAP transporter large permease — its product is MIAIVFIVAIGLLIGGASLFGVQGPTAAAASASVPWWALASVLVAFVGFFAGGIYVGAALALLSLLAGFGLSERPFWNFIGEMIWSPSTNFVLVSVPLFLLMGEVMLRAGLSERLYRALNIWMGRLPGGLLHTNIISCGVFSAVAGSSVATAATMGSVALPYFEKSHYPPKLVLGSLAAGGALGNLIPPGITFIIYGLITETSVGALYLAAVGPSILVVALFTAVILYYSHKLKLHGDAAAKAVTWRQRIASLSDLVPTALLIGLVLGTIYAGWATPTESAALGVAGSLVLAAADRKLKWKMLSESMKATARTTSMIALILFGAYFLNYILSSLGIPQMLAKFLTGLPFPGWVIMLVIIGFYLALGTFMEGMSMVITTIPLLFPVVTALGYDPIWFGVVITMLVEIAMISPPDGTVLYVLQGMRRQPGPITDVFAGVLPFMFVYMLAIVVLMVFPAIALWLPAYLM
- a CDS encoding TRAP transporter small permease subunit, which encodes MFRTLEWVSAKAMTIAGWCYLVITLLICFDIAARRLLGFSTEATTEVTGYLMAIGMSWGLAGTLFERGHVRIDVLVQKMPLAVRVWLHLASLVALLIASGFFAWGAFSLARDSWDFGSTDLSALHTPLAVPQGLWAAGLGLMLLAVVALAARAVRQLATGDADGMDRMLMARTYVDEAAETLEAVAEAQQGMQSPVVRPAAAGVAR
- a CDS encoding amidase is translated as MSGGAATHGIAALQARIARGELSHEAVVARALEDAATAPARHVFTRLYADAALAAARHADALRRAGVTPPALAGLPVTVKDLYDVAGETTLAGSVVCEGEPAAVADAVAVARLRGAGAAILGKTNMTEFAFSGVGINPHHGTPRNPADAEVARIPGGSSSGAAVSVALGLAVAGLGSDTGGSIRIPAALCGLVGFKGTQSRVPRTGAFELARSLDTVCAMTRSVADCLAVDAVIADAPLAVRRRSLRGLRLAVPRTMMFDGIEPAVAAAFDRATSALSAAGAEVVDVPLAELAEIARINAPGGFSPVEASAVHRDRIRAHRDRFDARVAARVELGMSVAAADYIVMQDRRRDWIGRVEGALEGFDALLCPTVPIVAPAIDALATDEAFFQANGLLLRNTFAINFLDGCAFSLPCQRAGELPVGLMLSSVRGDDARLAAVALAVEGALAAA